The Brassica oleracea var. oleracea cultivar TO1000 chromosome C6, BOL, whole genome shotgun sequence genome includes a region encoding these proteins:
- the LOC106300182 gene encoding photosystem II 10 kDa polypeptide, chloroplastic, translating to MAASVMLSSVTLKPADFTVEKMSARGLPSLTRASPSSFKIVASGGKKIKTDKPFGVNGSMDLRDGVDASGRKGKGYGVYKFVDKYGANVDGYSPIYNEDEWSASGDVYKGGVTGLAIWAVTLAGILAGGALLVYNTSALAQ from the exons ATGGCTGCTTCAGTGATGCTTTCATCAGTGACATTGAAACCGGCGGATTTCACGGTGGAGAAGATGTCGGCGAGAGGATTGCCCTCGCTCACAAGAGCTTCTCCTTCTTCCTTCAAAATCGTCGCTAGTGGCGGCAAGAAGATCAAGACAGACAAGCCCTTTG GAGTTAACGGCAGCATGGACTTGAGGGACGGCGTCGACGCTTCCGGCAGAAAGGGCAAG GGATACGGTGTGTACAAATTTGTCGACAAGTATGGTGCGAACGTTGATGGATACAGTCCTATCTACAACGAGGACGAGTGGTCAGCGAGTGGTGACGTGTACAAGGGAGGAGTCACCGGTTTGGCGATTTGGGCGGTGACACTCGCCGGTATTCTTGCCGGAGGAGCTCTTCTTGTGTACAACACAAGTGCTTTGGCTCAGTAA
- the LOC106300245 gene encoding protein PAT1 homolog 1-like has protein sequence MDAFGKGGSSMNQAPGTDDLKKAVDNPTTGDSLFDASQYAFFGNHVVEEVELGGLEEEDEILSFNGIGDGFSFDKEEVGDSRPLSDVDDLATTFSKLNRDPDVYRNMGPITDRRSSQNSLVPEWTQGEKLPDWYGQQLLDSDAIKDDKAWSATPYPEPQRQLHQNHNQQQFPSEPIIVPKSSFVSYPPQGSISPDQRVGHPNLPYHSGGPQMGSPNFSQFPTLPPQLAGMHHGSPQRTGNMPQFRPALPPNNRPPAQWMNRQNVHPGDNSGIMNNAMLQQLPHQNGLIPPQMQGSQNRLQHPMQPPLGHMPGMQPQLFSPHLSRSSSSASYDGMLGFVDPRESRPGSAQGNRPNMRFHQQGFDGGVQRRYSGWPPYRSKYMTAGEIENILRTQLVATHSNDPYVDDYYHQACLAKKSTGAKLKHHFCPNHLRDLLHPRARTNNEPHAFLQVDAHSLGRVPFSSIRRPRPLLEVDPPNSTKSGNAEHRVSDKPLDEEPLLAARVYIEDGHNLLLDVDDIDRFLELTQLHDGGIQLKQKRQALLETLAVSLQLVDPLAKNGQSRSQDDLIFQSIISLPKGRKLLIRYLQLIFPGSDLMRIVCMAIFRHLRSLFGVLSSDPDITKTTNKLANVVNSCIHKMDLGPISACLAAVSCSSEQPPLRPLGSPVGDGASTVLKSTLDRASELLRANNFNNAGMALWRASFNEFFNLLMRYCISKYDGIMQSLNSQLPPEFASEISDAAAQAIVREMPIELLRSSFPHIDEQQKRLLMEFLKRSMLGSQKTEPVLG, from the exons ATGGATGCTTTTGGTAAGGGGGGAAGCAGTATGAATCAAGCTCCTGGAACCGATGATCTTAAGAAAGCTGTAGACAATCCTACTACAG GTGATTCACTGTTCGATGCATCTCAGTATGCGTTCTTTGGGAACCATGTTGTGGAGGAGGTTGAGCTTGGTGGACTTGAAGAGGAAGATGAGATTTTGTCTTTCAATGGGATAGGGGATGGCTTCTCTTTTGATAAGGAAGAG GTTGGGGATTCTAGGCCTTTGTCTGACGTTGATGATCTTGCTACTACTTTTTCAAAG TTGAATAGGGATCCTGATGTCTATAGAAACATGGGACCAATCACTGATAGGCGATCGAGCCAGA ATTCTTTAGTACCTGAGTGGACTCAGGGGGAGAAGTTGCCAGATTGGTACGGCCAGCAGTTACTGGACTCTGATGCTATCAAAGATGACAAGGCGTGGTCGGCAACACCATATCCTGAACCACAACGTCAGCTGCATCAAAACCACAATCAACAACAGTTTCCCAGTGAGCCGATCATTGTCCCGAAGTCATCTTTTGTTTCATATCCTCCTCAAGGCAGCATATCACCAGATCAGCGCGTAGGACACCCAAATTTACCATATCATTCTGGTGGGCCTCAAATGGGATCGCCAAACTTCTCTCAGTTCCCAACTTTGCCGCCTCAGTTGGCTGGCATGCATCATGGGTCTCCCCAGCGCACTGGGAACATGCCTCAGTTTCGTCCTGCTCTTCCTCCGAATAATCGCCCTCCCGCTCAATGGATGAATCGTCAAAATGTGCATCCTGGTGATAATTCAGGGATCATGAATAACGCGATGCTACAACAGCTGCCTCATCAAAACGGTTTGATACCCCCTCAGATGCAAGGATCTCAGAATAGGTTACAACATCCAATGCAGCCTCCTCTCGGTCATATGCCAGGAATGCAGCCTCAGTTATTCAGTCCCCACCTTTCTCGATCATCATCTTCCGCAAGTTATGATGGAATGCTTGGGTTTGTTGATCCCAGGGAATCAAGACCAGGCTCGGCTCAAGGCAACAGACCGAACATGCGTTTTCATCAACAAGGCTTTGATGGTGGCGTTCAGAGGAGATATAGTGGGTGGCCTCCTTACCGGTCTAAATACATGACAGCAGGGGAGATAGAGAATATACTGAGAACGCAGCTTGTTGCTACACACAGCAATGATCCTTACGTTGATGATTACTACCATCAAGCCTGTCTTGCTAAGAAATCTACAGGTGCGAAACTGAAACATCATTTCTGTCCAAACCACTTGAGGGACCTACTACATCCACGAGCACGGACAAACAATGAGCCCCATGCGTTTCTTCAAGTTGATGCTCATAGTCTTGGTAGAGTTCCTTTCTCTTCAATCCGCAGGCCTCGTCCCCTTCTTGAAGTGGATCCTCCAAATTCAACCAAGTCTGGCAATGCAGAGCACAGGGTTAGCGATAAGCCCCTTGATGAGGAACCCTTGCTCGCAGCTAGAGTGTACATTGAGGATGGTCATAATCTCCTCCTTGATGTTGACGACATAGATCGTTTCTTAGAGCTTACCCAACTCCACGATGGAGGAATCCAGTTGAAACAGAAACGGCAAGCTTTGTTGGAAACCCTTGCGGTTTCACTGCAGCTCGTTGATCCCCTTGCTAAGAATGGGCAAAGCCGGTCCCAGGATGATTTGATCTTTCAAAGTATCATCTCTCTTCCAAAGGGTCGGAAACTACTTATAAGGTATCTTCAGCTTATTTTCCCTGGCAGCGACCTTATGCGTATAGTCTGCATGGCCATTTTCCGTCATCTGAGATCATTGTTTGGAGTCCTCTCATCCGATCCTGATATCACCAAAACCACAAACAAGCTTGCCAACGTTGTGAACTCGTGCATTCACAAGATGGATCTAGGACCCATAAGTGCGTGTCTAGCAGCGGTTTCCTGTTCTTCCGAGCAGCCACCGCTCCGTCCTTTAGGCAGTCCTGTTGGAGACGGAGCTTCCACGGTACTGAAATCTACACTCGACAGGGCTTCTGAGCTTCTCCGGGCTAATAACTTCAACAACGCGGGCATGGCTCTGTGGCGCGCTTCCTTCAATGAGTTCTTCAACCTTCTGATGAGGTACTGCATCAGCAAATACGACGGTATCATGCAGAGTCTGAACTCGCAGTTGCCACCAGAGTTTGCCAGTGAAATATCTGATGCAGCTGCGCAAGCCATTGTCCGTGAAATGCCTATTGAGCTTCTACGTTCGAGTTTCCCACATATTGATGAGCAGCAAAAGAGATTGCTAATGGAGTTTTTGAAACGATCTATGCTTGGAAGCCAGAAAACCGAGCCAGTCTTGGGCTGA
- the LOC106298409 gene encoding NADH dehydrogenase [ubiquinone] iron-sulfur protein 8-A, mitochondrial-like yields the protein MASMLARRSLNTLRTRHLVLSGKALQGSHLSGLQSRAISYGSKKDDEEEEQLAKEISKDWNTVFERSINTLFLTEMVRGLSLTLKYFFDPKVTINYPFEKGPLSPRFRGEHALRRYPTGEERCIACKLCEAVCPAQAITIEAEEREDGSRRTTRYDIDMTKCIYCGFCQEACPVDAIVEGPNFEFATETHEELLYDKEKLLENGDRWETEIAENLKSESLYR from the exons ATGGCTTCGATGCTGGCTCGCAGGTCACTGAATACACTCCGTACTCGCCACCTC GTTTTGTCAGGGAAAGCTTTGCAGGGATCTCATCTCTCTGGGCTGCAGTCCCGTGCTATTTCTTACGGCTCCAAGAAAG ATGATGAAGAAGAGGAGCAACTTGCCAAGGAAATCTCCAAGGACTGGAATACTG TCTTTGAACGGAGCATAAACACACTGTTTCTCACTGAAATGGTCCGTGGTTTGTCCCTGACCCTCAAGTACTTCTTTGATCCCAAAGTTACT ATCAATTATCCATTTGAGAAGGGTCCACTGAGCCCTCGCTTCCGTGGTGAACATGCTCTTCGTCGTTATCCTACCGGGGAAGAACGCTGCATTGCCTGCAAACTCTGTGAAGCT GTATGTCCAGCTCAAGCAATCACAATAGAAGCAGAGGAGCGGGAAGATGGTAGCCGTAGAACCACTAG GTACGACATCGACATGACGAAATGCATTTACTGTGGTTTCTGCCAAGAAGCTTGCCCCGTTGATGCAATTGTCGAAGGACCTAACTTTGAATTCGCAACCGAGACACACGAG GAACTTCTCTATGACAAGGAAAAGCTTCTTGAGAATGGAGATCGATGGGAGACTGAGATTGCTGAGAATCTTAAATCAGAGAGTCTCTACCGTTAA
- the LOC106300180 gene encoding dnaJ homolog subfamily C member 14-like, translating into MEDIGLVKQGWKWMQSQKQMCSDACSAMRICVEKIGEIVERHWPLVCSGCGKLLGLLRLSIVYWKDCILRGFRCSAKLGSSALLLIMWSCFLSLTSLSCLVYVLLSMGTAAAVVLNLGCTPGLFIVGLFGILVLWMYANFWITGTLFIVGGYLFSLNHARLVVLVAALYAMYCVKVRLGWLGLLLSMNLAFLSNDVLNCLLQWCDNLSEKPQPEEPKKVEETIIEEDYSGDFEYPSVPIEEEETERKVHEDKSSAEPTAPTNVVNSVKEIASVKTVKIETSSPADEMKRILKSLNHYEALGFPRHKRIDDAVLKKEYRKKAMLVHPDKNMGSPLASESFKKLQCAYEVLSDIVKKRDYDEQLRKEESRTRSVCQTSHASSHQSGPGYRSEESRRIHCTKCGNSHIWVCTSRSKAKARWCQDCGQYHQAKDGDGWVELKGTLPLERAHKIEIPRAFVCAESKIFDVSEWAICQGMACRPNTHRPSFHVNMVGLEKTTQRSNSSRFPWDLDVEMMDEDEEEFELWLQQALASGLFCETSKRRKSWSPFKLSQMKRKKQWRRTST; encoded by the exons ATGGAAGATATTGGGTTGGTTAAACAAGGTTGGAAATGGATGCAGTCTCAGAAACAAATGTGCTCTGATGCTTGTTCTGCCATGAGGATTTGTGTGGAGAAGATAGGAGAGATCGTGGAGCGTCACTGGCCATTGGTGTGTAGTGGATGTGGGAAGCTATTAGGTCTTCTTCGTCTGTCAATTGTTTACTGGAAAGATTGCATCTTGAGGGGTTTCCGTTGCAGCGCCAAGTTGGGCTCATCTGCTTTGCTTCTGATTATGTGGAGTTGCTTCCTTAGCTTGACTTCCTTATCTTGCCTAGTCTATGTTCTCCTCAGTATG GGAACAGCTGCAGCTGTTGTTTTGAACCTTGGTTGCACACCTGGGCTCTTTATTGTAGGACTATTTGGTATTTTGGTTTTATGGATGTATGCAAACTTTTGGATCACCGGTACATTGTTTATTGTTGGAG GCTATTTATTCTCCTTAAACCATGCCCGTCTGGTGGTTCTAGTGGCGGCCTTATACGCGATGTACTGTGTCAAAGTCAGACTCGGATGGCTTGGTTTATTGCTCTCAATGAATCTTGCTTTCTTGTCCAACGATGTATTAAACTGTCTTCTTCAGTGGTGTGACAATCTAAGTGAAAAACCACAACCTGAGGAACCGAAGAAAGTTGAAGAAACAATCATAGAAGAAGACTACTCAGGGGACTTTGAGTATCCTTCAGTTCCTATTGAAGAAGAAGAAACCGAGAGAAAGGTTCATGAGGATAAGTCATCTGCTGAACCAACTGCTCCTACAAATGTTGTTAATAGCGTGAAGGAGATTGCTAGTGTTAAGACTGTCAAAATAGAAACAAGTTCACCAGCTGATGAAATGAAGAGAATACTGAAAAGTTTGAACCATTATGAAGCGTTGGGGTTCCCTCGGCATAAAAGGATTGATGACGCTGTGCTTAAGAAAGAGTATAGAAAGAAG GCAATGCTGGTTCATCCTGATAAAAACATGGGAAGTCCTTTGGCTAGTGAATCATTCAAGAAACTTCAATGTGCTTATGAG GTTCTTTCTGATATTGTAAAGAAGAGAGATTACGATGAGCAATTAAGAAAAGAAGAGTCTAGGACCAGGAGTGTTTGTCAGACATCTCATGCTTCTTCACATCAG AGTGGTCCTGGTTATCGATCAGAAGAGTCTAGGCGGATACATTGTACAAAATGTGGTAATTCACACATATGGGTGTGCACAAGTAGGAGTAAAGCAAAGGCAAGATGGTGCCAG GATTGTGGTCAATATCATCAAGCCAAAGATGGAGATGGGTGGGTGGAACTCAAAGGAACATTACCCTTGGAGAGAGCACATAAG ATTGAGATACCACGTGCTTTTGTTTGTGCGGAAAGCAAAATCTTTGACGTCTCAGAATGGGCCATTTGTCAG GGAATGGCGTGTAGACCAAACACGCATAGGCCAAGCTTTCATGTGAACATGGTTGGTTTAGAAAAGACGACACAAAGATCAAACTCGAGTAGGTTCCCTTGGGATTTAGACGTGGAGATGATGGATGAGGATGAAGAAGAGTTTGAGCTATGGCTTCAACAAGCTCTTGCTTCTGGTCTCTTTTGTGAGACTTCAAAACGTAGAAAAAGCTGGAGCCCTTTCAAGTTGAGCCAGATGAAAAGAAAGAAACAATGGCGAAGAACATCTACTTGA
- the LOC106296881 gene encoding uncharacterized protein LOC106296881 isoform X2, with translation MSRLSFRPRPLDIHKKLPILKSLKDFEDDDTTPTSATRNSQLLRIASSSVDVDNEVHPVVPSKKLASEIPTPQFVVVDTYERDYLATFGHPASYLRARGARSELGEFVEYDLDNEDDDWLYEFDKDSNQLSPEMLESIIFKLEVLDHKTRERAGVITPTLGSPVPVRLQLDAAIEALQSLSINYGVFQAVFNYWKDKRKRWQKPILRRLQPPPPVNDTNPYNVFRPREKAHRLHTRRMQRRENNVQSFEKLRQVRRNLDQAKTILEALIKREEKKRDVMDGEVSLQRMQLQYRDETELLEESFALPGFPPATTAFYKFGSSDEELMDSDDYTSTHVRTRPSVIPNSRFTNSNLNASQPGGIKQEVRRRHSHHNWLHKLDPNEPVMLFTKPLVPEKLAAAGIVPPAPDTSSGHPQSRFQGRMGRGGRIIFDRWNPLMQSHINCGNSFYIAPNH, from the exons ATGAGTAGGCTTTCTTTCCGTCCACGGCCATTAGACATTCACAAGAAGCTTCCCATTTTAAAATCTCTTAAAGACTTTGAAGACGACGACACAACACCAACTTCCGCCACCAGAAACTCTCAGCTCCTGCGTATTGCTTCCTCTTCTGTAGATGTTGACAATGAG GTGCATCCAGTGGTGCCAAGCAAGAAACTTGCTTCAGAGATACCAACGCCTCAGTTTGTTGTTGTGGATACTTATGAAAGGGATTATTTAGCTACTTTTGGTCACCCTGCTTCTTATCTACGTGCTAGAGGAG CTCGGTCTGAGCTTGGAGAGTTTGTGGAGTATGATCTTGACAATGAGGATGATGACTGGCTTTATGAGTTTGATAAGGATAGCAATCAGCTTTCACCCGAAAT GCTTGAGAGCATTATTTTTAAGCTAGAGGTGTTGGATCACAAGACGCGGGAGAGAGCTGGAGTTATTACACCTACCCTTGGTTCTCCCGTTCCTGTGCGTTTGCAGCTTGATGCTGCTATTGAG GCGCTGCAATCACTTTCTATTAATTATGGAGTCTTCCAGGCTGTCTTCAACTACTGGAAAGACAAG CGCAAAAGATGGCAGAAGCCTATCTTGAGGCGTTTGCAG CCTCCTCCACCGGTCAATGACACCAATCCCTACAATGTGTTTAGGCCGAGGGAGAAAGCTCACAGACTACACACAAGAAGG ATGCAAAGGAGAGAAAATAATGTGCAGTCATTTGAAAAGCTTCGACAG GTTAGACGCAATCTTGACCAAGCGAAGACCATTCTGGAAGCCCTCATTAAG AGAGAAGAAAAGAAGAGGGATGTCATGGATGGTGAGGTTAGCCTTCAGAGAATGCAACTCCAATACAGG GATGAAACAGAGCTCTTGGAAGAGAGCTTTGCTCTGCCTGGATTCCCACCAGCTACAACAGCATTTTACAAATTTGGGTCAAGCGACGAGGAGTTAATGGACTCAGATGACTACACCAGCACCCATGTACGCACAAGACCATCCGTCATCCCCAACTCTCGTTTCACAAACTCAAACCTCAATGCATCTCAACCCGGAGGCATAAAACAAGAAGTTAGGAGACGGCACTCGCATCACAACTGGCTTCACAAACTG GATCCTAATGAACCGGTGATGCTGTTCACAAAACCGCTGGTTCCTGAGAAACTGGCAGCTGCAGGGATCGTTCCTCCAGCACCTGATACATCCTCCGGTCACCCTCAAAGCCGGTTTCAGGGGAGGATGGGGCGTGGCGGCAGGATAATATTCGATAGATGGAATCCTTTGATGCAATCTCACATTAACTGTGGAAACTCTTTCTACATTGCACCAAATCATTGA
- the LOC106296881 gene encoding uncharacterized protein LOC106296881 isoform X1, with translation MSRLSFRPRPLDIHKKLPILKSLKDFEDDDTTPTSATRNSQLLRIASSSVDVDNEQVHPVVPSKKLASEIPTPQFVVVDTYERDYLATFGHPASYLRARGARSELGEFVEYDLDNEDDDWLYEFDKDSNQLSPEMLESIIFKLEVLDHKTRERAGVITPTLGSPVPVRLQLDAAIEALQSLSINYGVFQAVFNYWKDKRKRWQKPILRRLQPPPPVNDTNPYNVFRPREKAHRLHTRRMQRRENNVQSFEKLRQVRRNLDQAKTILEALIKREEKKRDVMDGEVSLQRMQLQYRDETELLEESFALPGFPPATTAFYKFGSSDEELMDSDDYTSTHVRTRPSVIPNSRFTNSNLNASQPGGIKQEVRRRHSHHNWLHKLDPNEPVMLFTKPLVPEKLAAAGIVPPAPDTSSGHPQSRFQGRMGRGGRIIFDRWNPLMQSHINCGNSFYIAPNH, from the exons ATGAGTAGGCTTTCTTTCCGTCCACGGCCATTAGACATTCACAAGAAGCTTCCCATTTTAAAATCTCTTAAAGACTTTGAAGACGACGACACAACACCAACTTCCGCCACCAGAAACTCTCAGCTCCTGCGTATTGCTTCCTCTTCTGTAGATGTTGACAATGAG CAGGTGCATCCAGTGGTGCCAAGCAAGAAACTTGCTTCAGAGATACCAACGCCTCAGTTTGTTGTTGTGGATACTTATGAAAGGGATTATTTAGCTACTTTTGGTCACCCTGCTTCTTATCTACGTGCTAGAGGAG CTCGGTCTGAGCTTGGAGAGTTTGTGGAGTATGATCTTGACAATGAGGATGATGACTGGCTTTATGAGTTTGATAAGGATAGCAATCAGCTTTCACCCGAAAT GCTTGAGAGCATTATTTTTAAGCTAGAGGTGTTGGATCACAAGACGCGGGAGAGAGCTGGAGTTATTACACCTACCCTTGGTTCTCCCGTTCCTGTGCGTTTGCAGCTTGATGCTGCTATTGAG GCGCTGCAATCACTTTCTATTAATTATGGAGTCTTCCAGGCTGTCTTCAACTACTGGAAAGACAAG CGCAAAAGATGGCAGAAGCCTATCTTGAGGCGTTTGCAG CCTCCTCCACCGGTCAATGACACCAATCCCTACAATGTGTTTAGGCCGAGGGAGAAAGCTCACAGACTACACACAAGAAGG ATGCAAAGGAGAGAAAATAATGTGCAGTCATTTGAAAAGCTTCGACAG GTTAGACGCAATCTTGACCAAGCGAAGACCATTCTGGAAGCCCTCATTAAG AGAGAAGAAAAGAAGAGGGATGTCATGGATGGTGAGGTTAGCCTTCAGAGAATGCAACTCCAATACAGG GATGAAACAGAGCTCTTGGAAGAGAGCTTTGCTCTGCCTGGATTCCCACCAGCTACAACAGCATTTTACAAATTTGGGTCAAGCGACGAGGAGTTAATGGACTCAGATGACTACACCAGCACCCATGTACGCACAAGACCATCCGTCATCCCCAACTCTCGTTTCACAAACTCAAACCTCAATGCATCTCAACCCGGAGGCATAAAACAAGAAGTTAGGAGACGGCACTCGCATCACAACTGGCTTCACAAACTG GATCCTAATGAACCGGTGATGCTGTTCACAAAACCGCTGGTTCCTGAGAAACTGGCAGCTGCAGGGATCGTTCCTCCAGCACCTGATACATCCTCCGGTCACCCTCAAAGCCGGTTTCAGGGGAGGATGGGGCGTGGCGGCAGGATAATATTCGATAGATGGAATCCTTTGATGCAATCTCACATTAACTGTGGAAACTCTTTCTACATTGCACCAAATCATTGA
- the LOC106300181 gene encoding DNA repair protein recA homolog 1, chloroplastic-like, whose amino-acid sequence MPFSSRGLLLLSEALIRSTFFCPNKHNYLGFFFFFFLWDIPSSVVSFRKMDSSLVLSLKLNPCFNSLNTCTPCLYPPPLRLSPCYYSRRFCSPVTVNAAKKTSQIIRSELDDRINGSDSRFLDRQKALEAAMNDINGSFGKGSVTRLGSAGGALVETFPSGVLTLDLALGGGLPKGRIVEIYGPESSGKTTLALHAIAEVQKLGGNAMLVDAEHAFDPAYSKALGVDVENLIVCQPDNGEMALEIADRMCRSGAVDLICVDSVSALTPRAEIEGEIGMQQMGLQARLMSQALRKMSGNASKAGCTLIFLNQIRYKIGVYYGNPEVTSGGIALKFFASVRLEIRSAGKIKSSKGDEDIGLRARVRVQKSKVSRPYKQAEFEIMFGEGVSKLGCVLDCAEIMEVVVKKGSWYSYEDQRLGQGREKAMQHLRENPSLLDEIEKRVRLLMLDGDVHRSTPLLSTSSSSVSHHEEEDDNSLDEFQ is encoded by the exons ATGCCATTTTCATCACGAGGCCTTTTGCTTCTCTCAGAAGCTTTAATAAGATCAACTTTCTTTTGTCCGAACAAACATAACTATCTGGGGTTCTTCTTCTTCTTCTTCCTCTGGGACATCCCTTCTTCTGTCGTTTCCTTTAGAAAAATGGATTCAAGCCTAGTCTTGTCTCTCAAACTTAATCCTTGCTTCAATTCTCTCAACACTTGCACGCCATGTTTGTATCCTCCGCCGCTCCGTCTATCCCCTTGCTACTACTCCCGCCGCTTCTGTTCTCCGGTCACTGTCAACGCCGCCAAGAAAACCTCTCAGATTATCCGCTCTGAACTCGATGACAGAATCAACGGCTCTGATTCCCGCTTCCTCGACCGT CAAAAGGCTTTAGAGGCAGCTATGAATGACATTAATGGTTCGTTTGGCAAAGGAAGTGTAACCAGGTTGGGGAGTGCTGGTGGTGCACTAGT GGAGACTTTTCCCAGTGGTGTTTTGACGCTTGATCTTGCCTTAGGTGGAGGCCTCCCAAAGGGTCGAATAGTCGAG ATATATGGACCAGAGAGTAGTGGCAAGACCACGCTAGCACTCCATGCAATTGCTGAAGTTCAG AAGCTTGGAGGCAATGCAATGCTCGTTGATGCAGAGCATGCCTTTGATCCAGCGTACTCCAAAGCATTAGGTGTTGATGTTGAAAACTTGATAGTGTGCCAGCCTGATAACGGCGAGATGGCTTTAGAAA TTGCAGACCGTATGTGTCGTTCGGGTGCGGTTGACCTTATATGTGTTGATTCTGTTTCAGCTCTTACTCCACGTGCCGAGATTGAA GGTGAGATTGGAATGCAGCAAATGGGGTTGCAAGCTCGTCTTATGAGTCAAGCTCTTCGTAAAATGTCGGGAAACGCCTCTAAAGCTGGCTGTACACTTATTTTCCTTAACCAAATCAGATACAAG ATTGGTGTGTACTATGGGAACCCAGAGGTGACTAGTGGAGGGATTGCGTTGAAGTTCTTTGCGTCCGTCCGACTAGAAATTCGTTCTGCGGGGAAGATCAAATCT AGCAAAGGAGATGAAGATATTGGTCTACGGGCTCGTGTAAGGGTACAGAAGAGCAAG GTTTCGAGACCGTATAAGCAAGCCGAGTTTGAGATTATGTTTGGGGAAGGAGTCAGTAAACTG GGATGTGTTCTTGATTGCGCTGAAATCATGGAGGTTGTTGTGAAGAAGGGTTCTTGGTACAGCTACGAAGACCAAAG ACTCGGTCAAGGAAGAGAGAAAGCAATGCAGCATTTAAGAGAAAACCCTTCACTTCTAGACGAAATTGAGAAG AGAGTGAGATTGTTGATGTTAGATGGAGATGTTCACAGATCAACCCCTTTGCTTAGCACCAGCTCCTCTTCGGTTTCACATCATGAAGAAGAAGATGACAACTCGCTTGATGAATTTCAATGA
- the LOC106297827 gene encoding uncharacterized protein LOC106297827: MGRGLSTMLESIIKEFDSKANDAFNSQDQLSGSLDRLVQGKRTIVVHSTTRVEDLERQTDGVEATINSSTNGYGTTLGTYQLNQGTLENLRLGPDSWLMKLIKLIQGIKNTILPKSKLFY, encoded by the exons ATGGGTCGAGGTTTATCGACGATGCTAGAGTCCATCATTAAGGAGTTCGACTCAAAAGCCAATGATGCGTTCAATAGCCAAGACCAACTCTCCGGCTCACTCGATCGACTAGTCCAAG GAAAACGCACCATTGTTGTTCATAGTACAACACGCGTCGAGGATCTCGAGCGTCAAACTGATGGAGTGGAAGCAACGATAAACAGCTCAACCAACGGTTATGGAACCACGCTTGGGACCTACCAGCTCAACCAAGGGACTCTAGAGAATCTTCGCTTAGGACCTGATTCTTGGTTGATGAAACTAATCAAATTAATACAAGGGATAAAGAATACTATTCTCCCAAAGTCAAAGCTCTTTTATTAA